A genomic stretch from Scheffersomyces stipitis CBS 6054 chromosome 6, complete sequence includes:
- a CDS encoding predicted protein translates to MQSNIDYSKSSLLSPLESQVLTQYQFLNSQLITLNNEISKLTHKSKPEDTDEDTEEWSQTRSTGVGHLLLDNLRNLEMKIGLIHTLFKGAVYALFLEQDNADLGKQEDEDEEQEEEEEQEDSEGEVLDVDADVTRDHIEVE, encoded by the coding sequence atgCAATCGAATATAGACTATAGCAAGTCCAGTTTGCTATCTCCACTTGAGAGCCAGGTTCTCACCCAGTAccaatttttgaattccCAACTCATTACGCTCAATAACGAAATCAGCAAGTTGACCCATAAGTCCAAGCCCGAAGACACGGATGAAGACACGGAAGAGTGGAGTCAGACACGTTCGACTGGAGTGGGACATTTGTTATTAGATAACTtgagaaatcttgaaatgaAGATAGGATTGATCCATACTTTATTCAAGGGGGCTGTGTATGCACTTTTCCTCGAGCAGGACAATGCTGATTTGGGGAAGCAAGAGGACGAAGATGAGGAACAggaagaggaggaggaacaagaagataGCGAAGGAGAGGTGCTTGATGTGGATGCTGATGTGACCAGAGACCATATCGAGGTAGAGTAG
- a CDS encoding component of the ARP2-3 complex yields MSAPIQYQLGHLPIKDHVFSPDHSLLAVTKDTKVEIYSINTANLAAKPKLFTVLAGHDKTVTSVDISPDGSRILTCSQDRNALVWEYDGAANEYKPTLVLLRINRAATVCKWSPDGQKFAVGSSDRIIAVCYYEAENNWWVSKHLKKPLKSTITCLSWHQNGVLLASGSTDGHVRVFSAFIKGLDEKPEPSPWGSKLPFQTLCGDFINDTGAWIHGVAFSPDGNSLAFASHDSSIGVIYPEGEGLPPKSIINVKTNYLPFKSLAYLTNNKIVVGGHNCNLIVFEGDETEWRESRVIESQKDLTKEAPSTGDDEDEEISSHQALNMFKQMDLKGRVNKPSANSGGNRLSTTHQNTISSVKVFSGNQVSTSGIDGKIVIFNV; encoded by the coding sequence ATGTCTGCTCCTATCCAATACCAATTGGGCCATTTGCCAATTAAGGACCATGTCTTTTCGCCAGACCATTCCCTTTTGGCTGTGACCAAAGACACCAAGGTAGAAATTTACCTGATCAATACTGCAAACTTGGCTGCGAAGCCAAAGCTCTTCACCGTTTTGGCTGGTCATGACAAGACTGTCACATCGGTTGATATCTCCCCAGACGGTTCGAGAATCTTAACCTGTTCTCAAGACAGAAACGCCCTTGTCTGGGAATACGACGGTGCCGCCAACGAGTATAAACCAACGTTGGTGTTGTTAAGAATCAACCGTGCAGCCACCGTATGTAAGTGGTCTCCTGACGGACAGAAATTTGCTGTAGGATCTTCAGACAGAATCATCGCTGTTTGCTACTACGAAGCGGAAAACAATTGGTGGGTTTCCAAGCACTTAAAGAAGCCTTTGAAGTCCACCATCACATGCTTGTCGTGGCACCAAAACGGTGTCTTGTTGGCTTCCGGCTCGACCGATGGTCACGTAAGAGTCTTCAGTGCCTTCATTAAGGGATTGGACGAAAAGCCCGAACCTTCTCCTTGGGGAAGTAAATTGCCATTCCAAACGCTTTGCGGTGACTTCATCAACGATACGGGTGCCTGGATCCACGGTGTAGCTTTCAGTCCTGATGGAAACTCATTAGCGTTTGCCTCACATGACTCGTCAATCGGAGTTATCTATCCTGAAGGAGAAGGTTTACCACCCAAGTCTATCATCAACGTCAAGACCAACTACCTTCCATTCAAGTCATTGGCTTACTTgaccaacaacaagataGTTGTTGGTGGCCACAACTGTAACTTGATTGTTTTTGAAGGAGACGAAACGGAATGGAGAGAATCTCGTGTCATTGAGTCTCAGAAAGATTTGACTAAAGAAGCTCCTTCTACtggagatgatgaagacgaagaaatctCATCTCACCAAGCGTTGAACATGTTCAAGCAAATGGACTTGAAAGGTAGAGTCAATAAGCCTTCTGCCAATAGCGGAGGCAACAGATTGAGCACTACTCATCAAAACACCATCTCTAGTGTTAAAGTCTTTTCTGGTAATCAAGTTTCCACTTCTGGTATCGACGGCAAGattgtcatcttcaatgtttAG
- a CDS encoding predicted protein: MSSTAVQQPLSTDSGIPSTEPTHDVSGTTTIKRKKLVKKVAQPNKLKFLIWQAGHASTLVFGTISLLFQVLWLPNKYYINSISYRLALAGSIAALTATFSHKFGLHYLPSTSTLISYQNFQYLILAVVWLFTFKSIFKIIPFFLISLLHLAKQKNIEPVLKESGLLASIIAYDELVLIVYLLLRTLLFRRSAGFQLTLFLLFYWLRILYNKETQNLFSAVIERLDGKLSQVKNPKVQHYWQKTKAFLEQKRAHD; encoded by the coding sequence ATGTCTTCTACTGCGGTGCAACAACCCTTGAGCACAGACTCAGGGATCCCATCTACCGAGCCCACTCATGATGTCTCTGGTACAACAACtatcaagagaaagaagctTGTTAAGAAAGTGGCACAACCAAATAAGCTCAAGTTTCTCATCTGGCAAGCAGGGCACGCTTCGACCCTTGTCTTTGGAACCATCTCCCTTTTGTTCCAGGTTCTCTGGTTACCCAACAAGTACTATATCAACAGTATAAGTTACCGTTTGGCACTTGCAGGTTCAATTGCAGCCTTGACAGCTACTTTCAGTCACAAGTTTGGATTGCATTACTTGccttctacttctactttgATTTCTTACCAGAACTTTCAATACCTCATCTTGGCTGTAGTATGGCTCTTCACGTTTAAGTCGATTTTCAAGATtattcctttcttcttgatttcgttgTTGCATCTCGCCAAACAAAAGAATATTGAACCGGTGTTGAAGGAATCTGGATTATTGGCTTCTATTATCGCCTACGACGAGTTGGTGTTAATTGTAtacttgttgttgagaaCACTCTTGTTCAGAAGATCTGCCGGATTCCAATTGACTCTCTTTTTGTTGTTCTACTGGTTGAGAATCTTGTACAACAAAGAAACACAAAATTTGTTTTCGGCTGTTATTGAGAGATTGGACGGTAAACTCTCGCAGGTCAAGAACCCAAAGGTGCAACACTACTGGCAGAAAACCAAGGCATTCTTGGAACAAAAGAGAGCTCATGATTAG
- the ADE13 gene encoding 3-isopropylmalate dehydratase (go_function catalytic activity), protein MSSNYDSYSTPLSSRYASEEMSKIFSLRNRFSTWRKLWYNLAIAEKEVGLTVISDEAIAQMRQHLDITDEEIAAASKEEAIVRHDVMAHVHVFGNTCPEAAGIIHLGATSCFVTDNADLIFLRDAYDVIIPKLVNVINRLSKFALEYKDLPVLGWTHFQPAQLTTVGKRATLWIQELLWDLRNMERARNDIGLRGVKGTTGTQASFLSLFHGDHDKVEALDQRVVELLGFDHVYPVTGQTYSRKIDIDVLSPLASFGASAHKFATDIRLLANLKEIEEPFEKSQIGSSAMAYKRNPMRCERVCSLARHMGGLLNDAIQTASVQWFERTLDDSAIRRISLPSAFLTADILLSTMLNITSGLVVYPKVIERRVNSELPFMATENIIMAMVEKGGSRQDCHEEIRVLSHQASAVVKQEGGDNDLIDRVKKTEYFKPIWADLESLLDPKTFVGRAPEQTEKFVKVDVAKAIKPYEKYITNEAVSLSV, encoded by the coding sequence ATGTCCTCCAACTACGATAGTTACTCCACGCCATTATCTTCCAGATATGCTTCGGAAGAGAtgtccaagatcttctcCTTGAGAAACAGATTCTCTACCTGGAGAAAGTTGTGGTACAACTTGGCcattgctgaaaaggaAGTGGGCTTGACTGTGATTTCGGACGAAGCCATTGCTCAGATGAGACAGCACTTGGACATCACCGATGAGGagattgctgctgcttctaAGGAAGAAGCTATTGTCAGACACGATGTCATGGCTCATGTCCACGTTTTTGGTAACACCTGTCCTGAGGCTGCTGGTATCATCCACTTGGGTGCCACCTCTTGTTTCGTTACCGACAATGCCgatttgatcttcttgagagATGCCTACGACGTCATCATCCCTAAGTTAGTCAATGTTATCAACAGATTGTCCAAATTCGCCTTGGAATACAAGGACTTGCCAGTTTTGGGCTGGACCCATTTCCAACCTGCCCAATTGACGACTGTGGGTAAGAGAGCCACCTTATGGATCCAGGAATTATTATGGGACTTAAGAAATATGGAAAGAGCCAGAAATGACATTGGATTGAGAGGTGTTAAGGGTACCACTGGTACTCAGGCTTCattcttgtcgttgttcCACGGTGACCATGACAAGGTTGAGGCATTGGACCAGAGAGTCGTAGAATTGTTGGGTTTTGACCACGTCTACCCAGTCACTGGCCAGACCTACTCAAGAAAGATTGACATTGACGTTTTGTCTCCTTTGGCTTCTTTCGGTGCTTCTGCTCACAAGTTTGCTACCGATATCAGATTGTTGGCtaacttgaaggaaatcgAAGAGCCATTTGAAAAGTCGCAGATTGGTTCTTCAGCCATGGCCTACAAAAGAAACCCTATGAGATGTGAAAGAGTGTGTTCCTTGGCCAGACACATGGGTGGTTTGTTGAACGATGCTATCCAGACTGCTTCTGTTCAATGGTTCGAAAGAACCTTGGACGATTCAGCcatcagaagaatatcGCTTCCTTCTGCGTTCTTGACTGCTGATATCTTGTTGAGTACAATGCTCAACATCACCAGTGGCTTGGTGGTCTACCCAAAGGTCATCGAAAGAAGAGTAAATTCGGAATTGCCATTCATGGCTACCGAAAACATCATCATGGCCATGGTGGAAAAGGGTGGTTCCAGACAAGACTGTCACGAAGAGATCAGAGTGTTGTCTCACCAAGCTAGTGCTGTTGTCAAGCAAGAAGGTGGTGATAACGACTTGATCGATAGAGTCAAGAAGACCGAATACTTCAAACCTATCTGGGCCGACTTGGAATCGTTGTTGGATCCAAAGACTTTCGTCGGTAGGGCCCCTGAACAGACGGAAAAGTTCGTCAAGGTCGATGTTGCCAAGGCAATCAAGCCATACGAAAAGTACATCACCAACGAAGCTGTTTCGTTGAGTGTTTAG